From one Enterobacter kobei genomic stretch:
- the rbsB gene encoding ribose ABC transporter substrate-binding protein RbsB, which translates to MNMKKLATLVSAVALSATVSANAMAKDTIALVVSTLNNPFFVSLKDGAQKEADKLGYNLVVLDSQNNPAKELANVQDLTVRGTKLLLINPTDSDAVGNAVKMANQAKIPVITLDRMAAKGDVVSHIASDNVLGGKIAGDYIAKKAGEGAKVIELQGIAGTSAARERGEGFQQAVAAHKFDVLASQPADFDRTKGLNVMQNLLTAHPDVKAVFAQNDEMALGALRALQTAGKTDVMVVGFDGTPDGEKAVNDGKLAATIAQLPEQIGAKGVETADKVIKGEKVQAKYPVDLKLVIKQ; encoded by the coding sequence ATGAACATGAAAAAACTGGCTACCCTGGTTTCTGCCGTAGCACTGAGTGCGACCGTAAGCGCAAACGCCATGGCGAAAGACACCATCGCGCTGGTGGTCTCCACCCTGAATAACCCGTTCTTCGTCTCCCTGAAAGACGGTGCACAAAAAGAAGCAGACAAACTGGGCTACAACCTGGTAGTTCTGGATTCGCAGAACAACCCGGCGAAAGAGCTGGCGAACGTTCAGGATTTAACCGTACGTGGCACCAAATTGCTGTTGATTAACCCGACCGATTCCGACGCGGTAGGTAACGCCGTGAAGATGGCAAACCAGGCCAAAATCCCGGTGATCACCCTTGACCGTATGGCCGCTAAAGGTGATGTAGTCAGCCACATCGCTTCTGATAATGTGCTGGGCGGCAAAATCGCTGGTGACTACATCGCTAAAAAAGCGGGTGAAGGCGCTAAAGTGATCGAGCTGCAGGGCATCGCCGGTACCTCTGCAGCGCGTGAGCGTGGCGAAGGCTTCCAGCAGGCCGTTGCGGCTCACAAATTCGACGTGCTGGCCAGCCAGCCGGCTGACTTTGACCGTACCAAAGGTCTGAACGTTATGCAGAACCTGCTGACGGCGCACCCGGACGTGAAAGCCGTGTTCGCACAGAACGATGAAATGGCGCTGGGCGCACTGCGTGCGCTGCAAACTGCGGGTAAAACCGACGTGATGGTAGTAGGTTTTGACGGTACGCCAGACGGTGAAAAAGCGGTAAATGACGGTAAACTGGCGGCGACCATCGCACAGTTACCGGAGCAGATCGGCGCGAAAGGCGTTGAAACCGCTGACAAAGTGATCAAAGGCGAGAAAGTTCAGGCGAAATACCCGGTTGATCTGAAACTGGTTATCAAACAGTAA
- the rbsA gene encoding ribose ABC transporter ATP-binding protein RbsA: MDALLQLKGIDKAFPGVKALSGAALNVYPGRVMALVGENGAGKSTMMKVLTGIYQRDAGSLLWLGQETTFTGPKSSQEAGIGIIHQELNLIPQLTIAENIFLGREFVNRFGKIDWKKMYAEANVLLAKLNLRFKSDRLVGDLSIGDQQMVEIAKVLSFESKVIIMDEPTDALTDTETDSLFRVIRELKSQGRGIVYISHRMKEIFEICDDVTVFRDGQFIAEREVTTLSEDTLIEMMVGRKLEEQYPHLDKAPGDIRLKVDAVCGPGVDNVSFVLRKGEILGVAGLMGAGRTELMKVLYGALPRTSGYVTLDGHEVVTRSPQDGLANGIVYISEDRKRDGLVLGMSVKENMSLTALRYFSHAGGRLKHKDEQQAVGDFVRLFNVKTPSMEQPIGLLSGGNQQKVAIARGLMTRPKVLILDEPTRGVDVGAKKEIYQLINQFKAEGLSIILVSSEMPEVIGMSDRIMVMHEGHLGGEFTREQATQEVLMAAAVGKLNRETQESRQ, from the coding sequence ATGGACGCATTATTGCAACTCAAGGGGATCGATAAAGCGTTCCCCGGCGTAAAAGCCCTGTCAGGCGCCGCGCTTAACGTTTATCCTGGCCGTGTAATGGCGCTGGTGGGCGAAAACGGCGCCGGTAAATCCACAATGATGAAAGTCTTAACGGGCATTTATCAGCGTGATGCCGGCTCACTGTTGTGGCTCGGTCAGGAAACCACCTTTACCGGACCGAAATCCTCTCAGGAAGCCGGTATCGGCATCATTCATCAGGAACTGAACCTGATCCCGCAGCTCACCATTGCGGAAAACATCTTTTTAGGCCGCGAATTCGTAAACCGGTTCGGCAAGATCGACTGGAAAAAGATGTATGCCGAAGCAAACGTCCTGCTCGCCAAACTGAACCTGCGCTTTAAAAGCGACAGGCTGGTGGGCGATTTGTCGATTGGCGATCAGCAAATGGTGGAAATCGCCAAGGTGCTGAGCTTCGAGTCAAAAGTCATCATTATGGATGAGCCGACCGATGCGCTGACCGATACCGAAACCGACTCCCTGTTCCGCGTCATTCGCGAACTAAAATCCCAGGGGCGCGGCATTGTTTATATTTCCCACCGCATGAAAGAGATCTTCGAAATCTGCGACGACGTGACGGTGTTCCGCGACGGGCAGTTTATTGCCGAACGTGAAGTCACCACGCTCAGTGAAGATACGCTGATTGAGATGATGGTGGGACGTAAGCTGGAAGAGCAGTACCCCCATCTTGATAAAGCGCCTGGTGATATTCGCCTGAAAGTGGATGCCGTCTGCGGCCCGGGCGTGGATAACGTCTCCTTCGTGCTGCGTAAAGGGGAGATCCTCGGAGTGGCCGGGCTGATGGGAGCCGGACGTACCGAGCTGATGAAAGTGTTATACGGCGCACTGCCGCGCACCAGCGGCTATGTCACGCTTGATGGCCATGAAGTGGTCACCCGCTCTCCGCAGGATGGCCTGGCGAACGGCATCGTGTATATCTCCGAAGACCGCAAGCGCGACGGGCTGGTGCTCGGTATGTCGGTAAAAGAGAACATGTCGCTTACCGCGCTGCGCTATTTCAGCCATGCCGGTGGGCGCCTGAAGCACAAAGATGAACAGCAGGCGGTGGGAGATTTCGTCCGTCTGTTTAACGTCAAAACGCCGTCGATGGAGCAGCCGATTGGCCTGCTGTCCGGCGGGAATCAGCAAAAGGTGGCCATCGCCCGTGGGCTGATGACGCGTCCGAAAGTGCTGATTCTGGACGAACCTACGCGCGGTGTGGACGTGGGGGCGAAGAAAGAAATTTATCAGTTAATCAATCAGTTTAAGGCTGAGGGATTGAGCATCATCCTGGTGTCATCGGAAATGCCGGAAGTGATCGGCATGAGCGATCGCATCATGGTGATGCATGAAGGGCATCTGGGCGGAGAATTCACCCGCGAACAGGCCACCCAGGAAGTGCTGATGGCTGCCGCCGTTGGCAAGCTAAATCGCGAGACGCAGGAGTCCAGGCAATGA
- the rbsD gene encoding D-ribose pyranase: MKKGSVLNSDMSSVISRLGHTDTLVVCDAGLPVPHSTQRIDMALTQGVPSFMQVLEVVTTEMQVEAAILATEIKDHNPQLHETLLRHIEQLQQHQGNTIDVRYVSHETFKQQTADSQAVIRSGECSPYANIILCAGVTF, translated from the coding sequence ATGAAGAAAGGGTCTGTACTGAATTCTGATATGTCGTCGGTAATATCCCGTCTGGGACATACTGATACGCTGGTCGTATGCGACGCCGGATTGCCGGTTCCCCATAGCACGCAGCGTATTGATATGGCTCTGACACAGGGCGTGCCCTCCTTTATGCAGGTGCTGGAGGTCGTGACGACGGAAATGCAGGTTGAGGCAGCCATTCTCGCGACGGAAATTAAAGATCATAATCCGCAGCTCCACGAAACGTTGCTCCGCCACATAGAGCAGCTGCAACAACACCAGGGAAATACCATAGACGTTCGTTATGTTTCACACGAAACGTTTAAACAACAAACCGCAGACAGTCAGGCGGTGATTCGCAGCGGGGAGTGTTCCCCGTATGCGAATATCATTCTCTGCGCTGGCGTCACATTCTGA
- the rbsC gene encoding ribose ABC transporter permease — protein MSTQTVSTRRYFNKAWLMEQKSLIALLVLIAIVSTLSPNFFTVNNLFNILQQTSVNAIMAVGMTLVILTSGIDLSVGSLLALTGAVAASLVGMEVNALVAVAGALALGAAIGAMTGVIVAKGRVQAFIATLVMMLLLRGATMVYTNGSPVNTGFTENADVFGWFGIGRPLGIPAPVWIMGFVFLAAWYMLHHTRLGRYIYALGGNEAATRLSGISVNKIKIIVYSLSGLLASLAGIIEVARLSSAQPTAGTGYELDAIAAVVLGGTSLAGGKGRIVGTLIGALILGFLNNGLNLLGVSSYYQMIVKAVVILLAVLVDNKKQ, from the coding sequence ATGAGTACCCAAACCGTTTCTACCCGCCGCTATTTCAACAAAGCGTGGCTGATGGAACAAAAATCGCTGATTGCCCTGCTGGTGCTGATTGCGATTGTCTCCACCCTTAGCCCGAACTTTTTTACCGTCAATAACCTGTTCAACATCCTGCAACAGACGTCGGTTAACGCCATTATGGCGGTGGGGATGACGCTGGTCATTCTGACCTCCGGGATCGACCTGTCCGTCGGTTCTTTACTGGCGTTAACTGGCGCGGTAGCCGCTTCGCTTGTGGGGATGGAAGTGAATGCGCTGGTGGCGGTGGCAGGCGCGCTGGCATTGGGCGCAGCTATCGGTGCCATGACCGGCGTTATCGTCGCGAAAGGCCGCGTACAGGCGTTTATTGCCACGCTGGTCATGATGCTGCTGCTGCGCGGGGCAACCATGGTCTACACCAATGGCAGCCCGGTAAATACCGGCTTTACTGAAAATGCCGATGTGTTTGGCTGGTTTGGTATCGGTCGCCCGCTGGGGATCCCGGCGCCGGTATGGATTATGGGATTTGTCTTCCTTGCCGCGTGGTATATGTTGCATCACACCCGTCTTGGTCGGTATATCTATGCGCTGGGCGGTAACGAAGCGGCAACGCGTCTGTCCGGCATCAGTGTGAACAAAATTAAGATTATCGTGTATTCGCTGAGCGGCCTTCTGGCTTCTCTGGCGGGCATTATTGAAGTTGCGCGTCTCTCCTCCGCCCAGCCGACGGCGGGCACCGGTTACGAGCTGGATGCCATCGCGGCGGTAGTGCTGGGGGGAACGAGCCTTGCGGGTGGTAAAGGCCGAATTGTTGGCACGCTTATCGGCGCATTGATTCTGGGCTTCCTCAATAATGGTCTGAATTTGCTAGGTGTTTCCTCCTATTACCAGATGATCGTGAAAGCAGTGGTGATTTTGCTGGCGGTCCTGGTAGACAACAAAAAACAGTAA
- the rbsK gene encoding ribokinase: MNMAGKLVVLGSINADHILNLDSFPTPGETVTGNQYQVAFGGKGANQAVAAGRSGADIAFIACTGDDDTGERVRKQLASDNIDVAPVSVINGESTGVALIFVNAEGENVIGIHAGANAALSVALVEAQRDRIAAASALLMQLESPVESVLAAAKIAHQNRTRVVLNPAPARELSDELLALVDVITPNETEAEKLTGINVETDEDAARAAQALHAKGIGTVIITLGSRGVWASVNGEGQRIPGFKVKAIDTIAAGDTFNGALMTALLENHPLEQAIRFAHAAAAIAVTRKGAQPSVPWRNEIDDFLAQQG; encoded by the coding sequence ATGAACATGGCAGGTAAACTCGTCGTCCTTGGCAGCATTAATGCCGATCACATTCTCAACCTTGACTCTTTCCCGACGCCGGGTGAAACCGTTACCGGCAATCAGTATCAGGTCGCTTTTGGTGGTAAAGGTGCCAACCAGGCGGTTGCCGCTGGACGTAGCGGCGCAGATATTGCGTTTATCGCCTGCACAGGCGATGACGACACTGGCGAACGGGTCCGTAAGCAACTGGCGAGCGACAACATCGATGTCGCGCCGGTCAGTGTTATCAACGGTGAATCCACCGGCGTGGCGCTGATTTTTGTTAACGCTGAAGGGGAGAATGTCATCGGTATTCATGCGGGGGCTAACGCTGCGCTGTCTGTGGCGCTGGTTGAAGCACAGCGCGATCGTATCGCTGCGGCTTCCGCGCTGTTGATGCAGCTGGAGTCGCCGGTAGAAAGCGTGCTGGCGGCGGCAAAAATCGCCCATCAGAATCGCACGCGCGTGGTGCTAAACCCCGCACCTGCGCGGGAGCTGTCTGACGAGCTGCTGGCGCTGGTGGATGTGATCACCCCGAACGAAACCGAAGCGGAAAAACTGACCGGTATCAACGTCGAAACGGATGAAGATGCCGCGCGGGCTGCGCAGGCGCTGCATGCCAAAGGCATCGGAACCGTGATCATTACGCTTGGCAGCCGCGGCGTGTGGGCCAGCGTTAACGGCGAAGGCCAGCGCATTCCGGGCTTCAAAGTAAAAGCCATCGATACTATCGCGGCGGGTGACACCTTTAACGGCGCGCTGATGACCGCGCTGCTGGAAAACCACCCGCTTGAGCAGGCGATCCGTTTTGCTCATGCGGCGGCGGCCATTGCGGTCACGCGTAAAGGTGCGCAACCCTCCGTGCCGTGGCGCAATGAGATAGACGACTTTCTGGCGCAGCAGGGGTAA